Part of the Acidimicrobiales bacterium genome, CGCCGCCCACGAGGGCCCGGGCGGGGCCGCCCTTCGGGAAGGCGGCGGGCACGTACTCGTCGCGAACCCGGCCCACGGCGTCGACCGCCGCCTTGCTGCTCGGATCGCCGTTCACGGGCACGGCCACCAGCGTGAAGTCGCCGGCGTCGTTGACGGTGACCTCCGGCGGGCCGAAGATCTCGTCGCCGGCCAGCGACGCCTGGAGCTTGTCGACGGAGGCCACGACGGCAGGGGCGTCGGCGTCTCCGTCGACGACGATGTTCACCGGGGAGCTGAGCCCACCGGCGAAGTCCCGCGCCAGCACGTCGAAGGCCTGCTTCGACGGCAGCTCGTCGGGGATGGTGCTGACGCCGGAGAACCCGGTGCGCATGTCCAGCGCCGACGAAGCGCACGCCAGCAGGATCGTGACGCCGAGCACCAGGCTGAGCACCGGCCGGCGCATGACCGTGCGCGTCACGCTGTCCCAGAAGCCGCCCCGATGCTCGGGATCGACGGCCTTGCGGCGATGGATGCGCAGGGCATTGACCTTGTCGCCCAGCAGTCCCAGCACGGCCGGGAGCAGCGTGAGCGAGGCCAGCACGGCGATGACGACCACGAAGATGGCGCCCGCCCCGAGGCTCTTGAAGATCGAGTTCGGGATGAGAATCATCCCGATGAGGGCCAGGACGACGGTCATGCCGCTGAAGAACACGGCCCGGCTGGCGGTGGCGCCGGTGGCTTCGATGGCATCGAGCTTGTCCTTGCCGCGCAGGCGCTCCTCGCGGTAGCGGGAGACGACGAACAGCGAGTAGTCGATGCCCACGGCCAGGCCCATCATCGAGATCATGTTGGTGACGAAGAACGAGAACTGGACGATCTGTCCGACCACCGACACCACGCCGACGGCGACGAAGATCGACGCCATCCCGATGATGACCGGCACGACGCCGGCCACCACGGCCCCGAAGACCACGACCAGGATGACGAGCGCGGCCAGGATGCCGACCGACTCGCCCTTGGCCAGGTCCTCCTCGGAGACGGTATTGAAGTCGTCACCGAGGGCGGCCGGCCCGAAGATCCGGGTGGTGAAGCCGCTCTCCGCGCGGTCCTCGACGACCGCCTGCAGCTTGGGGATCAGGTCGATGGCATCCTCGGGCGATCCGGCCAGGAGCGTGGGAAGCAGGGTGGCATGGCGGTCCTTCGAGACCAGGCCTGCCTCCTCGCCCGCCTCGGCGAACGTGTCGACGCGCTCCACCACATCGCCGCCGAGGCCCCTGAGGTCCCCGGCCAGCGCCTTCACGTAGCTGGAGAAGGCGGGGTCGTCGACCGTGGACGACTCGTTGCGGACGATCACGATCTCGGTGTCCCGCTCGGCACCGGTGAGGCGGTCCTCCAGCAGCTTCTCCGCCTGGTTGGCCTCGGGATTGTTGGTCATCTCGACGTCGGTGGTGGTGGCGCTGCTGAGCAGGCTGCCGCTGGCGGCTCCGGCGGCGGCCATCAGGACCAGCCAGATCCCGACGGTCCGCCACGGGTGACGGCTGCTCGCCCGCGCCATCGATTGCGGGGAAAGTCGCATGCTGGTCTCCTCCCACGCCGGAACTGCCCGCCCCACCCGGAGAGCACGCCCGGCCGAAGTTGATTGTTAACCCTGTTAACTAGCACGGTCGGCAGGAGGGATCAAGGGGTTTCGTCGTAGGACCGGCGGGTGCCGGGGCCATTACCCTCGGGCGGCGTGGCTCCGCCGCACACCGAGCGAACGGTCGTCGACGCCGTGCCGAAGGACCTCTTCATCGCCGGCCGCTGGGTCGAGGCTGCGTCGGAGCGGCGCTTCCCGGTCGACGATCCGAGCACCGACCGGGCGCTGTGCGAGGTGGCCGACGCCGGCGCCGACGACGGTCTGGCCGCCCTCGCCGCCGCCACCGCAGCCCAGCAGGCGTGGGCCCGCCACCCGCCCCGCGAGCGTGGGGAGATCCTGCGCCGGGCCTGGCAGTCGATCACCGACCGGGCCGACGATCTCGCCCTCCTCATAACCCTCGAGATGGGCAAGCCCCTGGCCGAGTCGAAGGCGGAGGTGGCCTACGGCGCGGAGTTCCTGCGGTGGTTCTCGGAGGAGGCCGTGCGCATCGACGGCGGGTACGGGGTGGCGCCCAACGGTCAGGGTCGCCTCGTCACCCTGCGCCAGCCCGTGGGCCCGTGCCTCCTCGTCACACCCTGGAACTTCCCGCTCGCCATGGGAACCCGGAAGATCGGTCCGGCGGTGGCAGCCGGTTGCACGATGGTCGTGAAACCGGCTGAGCAGACGCCGCTCACGATGCTGGCGCTGGGCGCCATCCTGGACGAGGCGGGCCTGCCGCCGGGCGTGTGCAACGTGGTGCCGACGTCGGCACCGGAGGCCGTGGTGGGACCGCTGCTCGCCGACCGGCGGCTCCGGAAGCTGTCGTTCACCGGCTCCACCGAGACGGGCCGGCTGCTGATGGCGCAGGCCGCCCCCAACGTGCTGCGGGTGACCCTGGAACTGGGAGGCAACGCGGCCTTCGTGGTGTTCGACGACGCCGACCTCGACCTGGCCCTCGAGGGCGCCATAGCTGCCAAGATGCGCAACGTCGGCGAGGCATGCACCGCCGCCAACCGCTTCCTCGTGGCCGGCGCCGTGGCCGACGAGTTCGCGGTGCGGCTCGCCCAGCGCATGGCCTCGCTCACCGTCGGACGGGGCACAGACGCAGGGGTCGACGTCGGCCCGCTCATCGACAGTTTCCAGCGGGCCAAGGTGGTGGATCTGGTGGACGACGCCGTGCGCGGCGGCGCACGCGTCCTCACCGGCGGGCGACCGCCCGACGGTCCGGGCTCCTACTACCCGCCGACGGTGCTCACGGACGTGCCCCGCGGCGCCCGCATGCTGTACGAGGAGATCTTCGGACCCGTCGCACCGGTGGTCCCGTTCTCCGCTGAGGACGAGGCGATCGCCACCGCCAACGACACCGAGTACGGCCTGGTGGGCTACGTCTTCACCCGTGACCTCGACCGCGCCATACGGGTGGCCGAACGGCTGGAGACGGGGATGGTGGGGATCAACCAGGGAGTCGTGTCGAACCCCGCCGCTCCGCTGGGTGGCGTGAAGCACTCCGGATTCGGCCGGGAGGGCGGCCACGAGGGCACGCTCGCCTATCTCGACACGAAGTACGTCGCCATCCGCACCTGACACCCCGGGCGGGCGGGCGTGGTGTGGCGGCGGAGGTTCGCGGTCGGCGTGTCGGGGAAACACCGTGACGGGGGGGACGTCGAACGGAGGCTCGAATGGATCCGAAGGTCGCTTTCTGGTTCTACCTCGCCGCGGTGGTGTGCTTCGTCCTGGCTGCCGCGGGTGAGGGATGGAGGTTCGGGAGCCTGGGACGCCGAGGAGCGGCGCCCCGGATCTCGCTCGTGCCGCTCGGCCTGGCGCTGTTCGCCTTCCCGACCATGTGGACGGTGGGCACGCAGGCGTTCTGAACGCCCGTCCCCGGTCGCCCTGGTCCAGCCGTGGTGGCGGGCTGTCGCGACGTCAGTCCTCCAGCTCCTCGCCCTCGTAGGTCCGGAGGTTCCCGAAACGGCTCTGCACGCCCATGGGCGACGTCACGAAGACGTCGGCCAGCTCCTGCCACGAATGGCCCTTGGCGCGGGCCTGGCCGACGAGGATCCGCAGGACGGTGTCGAGGTACGGGCCGGCGGTGTTCGCCTGCGCGATACGGGGCAAGACCGGCCTGCGACTGTCGACGGCCTGCTCGAGGAGCGTCGTCAACTGGGCCACGACCTCGGCGAGGCCGTCGTTGTCGTCGGGCATGGCGAGGAATCCTAGGAGCACGGGCTTGGCGGCGCGACAATGGAGCATGGCCGCGGAGGGTTCAGAACTGCTCGCGATGGCACTGGAGCTCCAGGCGGAAGGCACCGGGGACGAGGAGGCGGTGGCGTCGCTCGTGGAGGCGGCGCACGGCAGCGCCACCACGCTGATGAGCGGGTGCGCCTACGCCCTGTCCCTCGCCCGCGGCATGCCCTACGACTCCGCCAACCAGCGCACGCTCCGGCTCCTCACGGCGGCCCTGCAGCACGCCGTGCACACGAGCGGCGAGGAGCCCTCCGAGGATCGTGACTCGCTGCTGCGGCACATCGTCGAGGTGGCCGGTGGGGCGGCAATGGCACCACCGGCCGTGGCCTCCCGCATCGCCGAGCTCGACGCCGACCTGGAGACACTGCGCCCCGCCAGCGACAACGAGGCGCCGGCCTCGTCCTGACCGGGCACCGGCTCGCGGTCGTCCCGGTCCTCTGGGACACTCGCTGGGATGGGCTGCGTCATCCGGACCGAGGACCTGAGCCGTCGCTTCGGCGACCGGCCGGCGCTCGACGGTGTGAGCCTCGACGTGGAGGAGGGCGAGATCGTCGCCCTGCTCGGGCCGAACGGTGCCGGGAAGACCACCACGGTGCGGCTGCTCAACGGCGTGCTCCGGCCCGACCGGGGCCGGGCCGACGTGCTCGGCCTCGACCCGTGGACCGACGGCACCGAGCTGCGCCGGCGCACGGGCGTCCTCACCGAGACGGCCGGGCTCGACGACCGCCTCACGGCGAGGGAGAACCTGGTGCTCGTCGCCGGCATCCGGGGCATCGAGCGGACCGACGCCCGGGGCCGGGCCGGCGAGCTCCTGGAGCGGTTGGGGATGGCGGCCGACGCCGACCGGAGCGTGCAAGGGTTCTCGACGGGGCAGCGCAAGCGGGTCGCCCTCGCCCTCGCCCTGCTCCACGACCCCGAGGTCCTGTTCCTCGACGAGCCCACCTCGGGGCTCGACCCGGCGGCCTCGAGGGACGTGGTCGAGCTCATCGCCGACCTGGCCCGTGAGCGGCACCGCACCGTCATGCTGTGCACGCACTTCCTGGGCGACGCCGGCCGGCTGTGCCACCGCATGGCGGTGCTCCACCGCGGGCGGCTCAAGGCCTTCGGGACGACCGCCGAGCTGGCCGCGGGGCTGTGGCGGGGCATCGTCGTGGACCTCGACTTCGGGCGCCCGGCGGCCGGAGCGGAGCTCACGGCGGTGGCGTCGTCGGCCGGGGTGCTCGCGGCCGAGGGAACCGGCATCGGCGCGCGCGTGCGCGTGGCCGATCGCGAGGCGGTGCCACCGCTGGTGTCGTCGCTGGTGGCGCGCCACGTGCCCGTCTACGGCGCAGTCCCCCGCCCGCCGACCCTGGAGGACGTGTACTTCGCCCTCCAGGACGGCGACTGGGACGGCGGGGCCGACGGGCGATGATCCTGTCCGGGCCCGTGGAGGCGGTCATCCGCAAGGACCTCACCGCCATCCGCCGATCCAAGGCCGTCGTCATCCCGATGATCGCCGTGCCGCTCCTGCTCCTGGTGCTCCTGCCACTGGGCATCGGCCTGGCCGCCCGGTCCCAGCACCACGCCGACGTGAGCGGCTTCCTGGCCCGCCTCCCCGACAACGTCGTGGCACCGATCGTCCGCCTGCCGGCGGACGAGCAGCTCGTCGTCCTGGTGAGCGGGTACCTGCTCGCTCCGCTCTTCCTCATCGTCCCCCTGATGGTGGCGGCCGTCCTCGCCGCCGACGCCTTCGCCGGCGAGAAGGAGCGGCGCACCATAGAGACGCTGCTGTACCTGCCCATACCGGACCGGCAGCTGTTCTACGCCAAGGTCCTCGGCGCCTTCGTGCCCGCCCTCGTCGTGTCGTGGGCCGGTTTCGTCCTGTTCGCCTTCGTGACCAACACCGTCGCCTGGCCGGTGACGCACCGCATCTTCGTGCCCACGCGCCTGTGGGCCGTCGTCATCCTGTGGGTCGCCCCGGCCGTCGCCGCCCTCGGCATGGGCGTGATGGTGCGCGTCTCGGCGCGGGCGAAGACCGCCCAGGAGGCCAACCAGCTCGGCGGCGCCGTGATCCTCCCGCTCATCTTCCTGGCCGTCGGACAGTCGACCGGGCTCCTTCTCGTCACCATGGAGGTCGCCCTGGGGATCGGCGCCTTCGTCTGGCTGATCGCCGGCGTGCTCATCGTCCGCGGCGCGCACCGCTTCACCCGGGACCGCATCCTCTCGACGTGAACGTCCTCTCCGCCTGAGCCTCCACCGGCCGAGGCTTCGGGCCGGCCGATGCGGTCGCACCGGCGGCGGCTGCGGGCCGGCTGAGGCTGTCGCACCCCCCTGCCTACGCTCGCGGGCATGGCGATGCGGGTCGACTGGGTGCGATACGGCCGGCCTGCGGCCATTGCGCTGCGGGCCGCCGTCGCCGCCGCCAAGGGCGACGAGCCCCTGGCACCGGTGACCGTCGTGGTACCCACGAACCACGTGGGGGTGGCCAGCCGCCGCCTGATCGGGACCGGGTCGCTCGGGCCGGCGTGCGGGCGGGGCGTGGGGGTCACCGCCGTCGACTTCCTCACTGTCGCCCGCCTGGCCGAGCTGCTGGGCGCCCCCGCGCTGGCCGCCGCCGGTCGCCGGCCGGTGTCCACCCCGGTGCTGGCCGCAGCCGTGCGCGCCGAGCTCGGGTCCGACCCCGGCGTGTTCGGGCCCGTCGCCGGGCACACCGCCACCGAAGCGGCCCTGGTCGGTGCCTATCGGGAGCTTCGCGATGTCTCCCCCGGCGCCGCCGCCGCCGTGGCCGCCCAGGGGGCGCGGGCGGCCGACGTGATCCGGGTCTGCCAGGCCACTGCACGCCGACTCGCCGCCGGGTGGTACGACGAAGTCGACCTCGCCGACGCCGCCCGGCTCGCCCTGCCCGGGGCGCGGGGCCGTCTCGGCCCGCTCCTCGTCTACCTGCCCCAGCGCCTCTCCCGGTGGGGAGCCCGCCTCCTCATCGCGGCCTCCGACG contains:
- a CDS encoding MMPL family transporter, which translates into the protein MRLSPQSMARASSRHPWRTVGIWLVLMAAAGAASGSLLSSATTTDVEMTNNPEANQAEKLLEDRLTGAERDTEIVIVRNESSTVDDPAFSSYVKALAGDLRGLGGDVVERVDTFAEAGEEAGLVSKDRHATLLPTLLAGSPEDAIDLIPKLQAVVEDRAESGFTTRIFGPAALGDDFNTVSEEDLAKGESVGILAALVILVVVFGAVVAGVVPVIIGMASIFVAVGVVSVVGQIVQFSFFVTNMISMMGLAVGIDYSLFVVSRYREERLRGKDKLDAIEATGATASRAVFFSGMTVVLALIGMILIPNSIFKSLGAGAIFVVVIAVLASLTLLPAVLGLLGDKVNALRIHRRKAVDPEHRGGFWDSVTRTVMRRPVLSLVLGVTILLACASSALDMRTGFSGVSTIPDELPSKQAFDVLARDFAGGLSSPVNIVVDGDADAPAVVASVDKLQASLAGDEIFGPPEVTVNDAGDFTLVAVPVNGDPSSKAAVDAVGRVRDEYVPAAFPKGGPARALVGGETAFNKDFFEVASRYLPIVFVFVLGLSFILLTIAFRSIVVPAKAIVMNLLSVGAAYGLIVLVSQKGVGAGILGFQQVEVIEAWLPLFLFSVLFGLSMDYHVFLLSRIREHFDQTRNNTESVAYGLRTTAGIITGAALIMVAVFSGFAAGRMVAFQQMGFGLAVAVLIDATIVRSILVPASMKLLGDRNWYLPKWLEWLPNVGVEGPAARVHDLRQAVPAGVTGTGASTNGDAPVVPVPDRGPKDDA
- a CDS encoding NAD-dependent succinate-semialdehyde dehydrogenase, translating into MAPPHTERTVVDAVPKDLFIAGRWVEAASERRFPVDDPSTDRALCEVADAGADDGLAALAAATAAQQAWARHPPRERGEILRRAWQSITDRADDLALLITLEMGKPLAESKAEVAYGAEFLRWFSEEAVRIDGGYGVAPNGQGRLVTLRQPVGPCLLVTPWNFPLAMGTRKIGPAVAAGCTMVVKPAEQTPLTMLALGAILDEAGLPPGVCNVVPTSAPEAVVGPLLADRRLRKLSFTGSTETGRLLMAQAAPNVLRVTLELGGNAAFVVFDDADLDLALEGAIAAKMRNVGEACTAANRFLVAGAVADEFAVRLAQRMASLTVGRGTDAGVDVGPLIDSFQRAKVVDLVDDAVRGGARVLTGGRPPDGPGSYYPPTVLTDVPRGARMLYEEIFGPVAPVVPFSAEDEAIATANDTEYGLVGYVFTRDLDRAIRVAERLETGMVGINQGVVSNPAAPLGGVKHSGFGREGGHEGTLAYLDTKYVAIRT
- a CDS encoding ABC transporter ATP-binding protein — translated: MGCVIRTEDLSRRFGDRPALDGVSLDVEEGEIVALLGPNGAGKTTTVRLLNGVLRPDRGRADVLGLDPWTDGTELRRRTGVLTETAGLDDRLTARENLVLVAGIRGIERTDARGRAGELLERLGMAADADRSVQGFSTGQRKRVALALALLHDPEVLFLDEPTSGLDPAASRDVVELIADLARERHRTVMLCTHFLGDAGRLCHRMAVLHRGRLKAFGTTAELAAGLWRGIVVDLDFGRPAAGAELTAVASSAGVLAAEGTGIGARVRVADREAVPPLVSSLVARHVPVYGAVPRPPTLEDVYFALQDGDWDGGADGR
- a CDS encoding ABC transporter permease subunit; translation: MILSGPVEAVIRKDLTAIRRSKAVVIPMIAVPLLLLVLLPLGIGLAARSQHHADVSGFLARLPDNVVAPIVRLPADEQLVVLVSGYLLAPLFLIVPLMVAAVLAADAFAGEKERRTIETLLYLPIPDRQLFYAKVLGAFVPALVVSWAGFVLFAFVTNTVAWPVTHRIFVPTRLWAVVILWVAPAVAALGMGVMVRVSARAKTAQEANQLGGAVILPLIFLAVGQSTGLLLVTMEVALGIGAFVWLIAGVLIVRGAHRFTRDRILST